The Euphorbia lathyris chromosome 2, ddEupLath1.1, whole genome shotgun sequence genome includes a window with the following:
- the LOC136218105 gene encoding uncharacterized protein, with protein MEPWKWNSRFYHTFLPFYLAASLLSFSSLLHASDHTENGSLGRRTLLGFKEKPRGSNLTFDCSPSGACVSCLYSEKNDEKYRCSETGYRIPLKCVEVKDGSKKGIEKKSQTSRSAIEYTNEKENPFVKLHEASSNMYRSLLDGSSTLENGSQGYITYRSCIPPVNEEKLSVIGFEGIILCLFLISGSAVYFRKKQSATMSGVGGGRIQMARF; from the exons ATGGAACCATGGAAATGGAATTCACGATTTTATCATACTTTTCTTCCGTTCTACCTAGCAGCGTCGCTGCTCTCTTTTTCATCTTTACTACACGCCTCAGATCATACCGA AAATGGAAGCCTCGGCCGCAGAACTTTACTCGGTTTCAAAGAAAAACCCCGGGGCAGTAATCTTACCTTCGATTGCTCTCCTTCTGGCGCCTGCGTTTCTTGCCTCTACTCCGAGAAG AATGATGAAAAATATCGTTGCAGTGAGACTGGTTATCGCATCCCTTTAAAATGCGTTGAAGTTAAAGATGGTTCAAAGAAGGGAATTGAGAAGAAATCTCAAACTAGTCGATCTGCTATAGAGTACACcaatgaaaaagaaaatccaTTTGTAAAGCTGCATGAGGCTTCTTCAAACATGTATAGAAGTTTACTAGATGGTTCATCCACATTAGAGAATGGATCACAGGGTTATATTACATATAGAAGCTGTATACCACCGGTTAATGAAGAGAAGTTGTCAGTGATTGGATTTGAG GGGATTATCTTGTGTTTGTTTCTCATAAGTGGCTCAGCTGTGTATTTTCGTAAGAAACAAAGCGCTACCATGTCTGGAGTTGGAGGGGGGAGGATTCAGATGGCCAGGTTTTAA